Genomic segment of Natronoarchaeum philippinense:
CCGCCCTGATTGCCCGAGAAGTTCTCGACGTTGTCGCTGGCATCGAACGACGCTTCGTCGACGCCCTGCATGCTCTTTCGAGACTTTTCGGCCTGCTTCTGGGTCGTCGGGCCGAGCACTTGGGCGCTCTGGACGCCGGTCATGATCGCCATGACCCGCACCTTACCCTTGTACTCCTCTTGGATGCGTGCGCCCCAGATGACGTTGGCGCTGGCTTCCAGTCGCTCGGTGATGTTGTCGGCAATGCCCTCTGCCTCCTTGAGCGTGAGGTCGGGGCCGCCAGTGATGTGGACCAGCCCGCCGGAAGCGCCGCGGTAGTCGACGTCCAGCAGCGGGTGGTTCATCGCGTCCTTGACCACTTCCTCGGTCTTGTTCTTGTCCTGTGTCTCGCCGACCAGCATCACCGCGACTCCGCCCTGATTCATGATGGTGGTCATGTCGGCGTAGTCGAGGTTGATCAGGCTCGGCTGGGTGATCGTCTCGGAGATCCCCTTGACAGTCTCGGCGATGATCTGGTCCATCACCGAGAACGCCTTGCCGATCGGCAGGTTCGGGACGTACTCCAGCAGTCGGTTGTTGTCGAGGACGATGATCGAGTCAGCCTCGTCGCGCAGTTTCTCCAGTCCTTCCTCGGCCTTGACCGTGCGTGCGCGCTCGACGTTGAACGGCGTCGAGACCATCCCGACGACGATTGCACCCTGCTCTTTGGCGATGCTCGAAACGACCGGCGCCGCGCCGGTGCCCGTCCCGCCGCCCATCCCGGCGGTGACGAACACCAGATCGGCGTTCCCGAGCACGTCCTTGATCGTCCCCTGTGCCATCTCGGTCGCGCGCTCGCCCATCGAGGGGTCGCCGCCCGCGCCCAGCCCGCTGGTCAGGGACTTGCCGACGAGGATCTTCGTGTCGGCTTCGATCATCTTGAGGTGCTGCTTGTCGGTGTTGATGGCGATCGTCTCGGCGCCGTCGACGCCGATGTTGTACAGGCGGTTTACCGTGTTGTTACCGGCACCACCACAGCCGACGATCACGATTCGGGGGTCACCGAACTCGTCGTCGTCGTCCGCGATCGCTTCCATGTCACGTTGCTCCTCTTCGGCGTTTTCGAGCGCCTCCTGAACGATATCTTGCATTGGTTACACCTTCGCCAGGCCGCGCTTGCCGGAGCTCTCGCGACTGGGCTCTTGTTCGTCGATCATTTCGCGGACTGCCGCCCGAATCGCTTCGCTACGATTCGGGTACTGTCCGGTGTCGACCATCTCCTCGACGGCATCGATCTGCTGTTTCGGAATTCGCAGTGTCACACGCTCCATGTTTCGTATTCCCCTTGAGTAAGACGGCCACAGTGTGAGGAGGCCGCACGCACAGCCTTGTTCTCCCCGAATGCCCCGTCGTACAGGGCATACGGTGTGATCTCCTCGCATGTAAGACGACCGTCTTACGCGAGTATATCGTCTGGGGCATACGTAATAAAGGTAACGCCGGACGTAAAACGTAGTCGTAAACGCCCGACTCAATTCCTCTTACGGACGTTTACGGCGAATCGAGCACGTCGGCAGCAGCCGTCCGTCGGCCGCAACCGGGGCAAAACGCCCAGTCCGAGCGAAGCTCGTCGCCGCACTCGCAGAACACCCGCCGAGCTGCCTTCTCGCCGCAGTTCGGACAGTACACGTGCTCGCCGTCGACCGATTCACCGCACTGTCCGCACGTCCGACGCCGCGTCTCCTCTTCGACCGCATCGTCGAGTTGCCCTTCGCCGTCAGGCATTCTTTCCTCGGCCGCGGGCGTCTTACACTGCTCGTCGGACGAGCCGTCGCCGGCTGTCGCCCGTGCGTCCTCGACGGTGACGTTGACGTTGACATCCTGTCGTCCGGCCGGCCGAGCGCCGGCATCCCGGTCGTTCGCTCCGAGCCGCGATTCGAGCGCGGCGTCGACGCGTTGCTCGACCAGCTCGTCGATCCGCGCTGCGACGAGCCCGTCGAGTCCATCTTCGGCGTCGCTGGACGACTCGCTTGGGTCCGCACCAGCCTCGCCTGCCTCCGAGCCCGCCAGATACTCTCGGAGGGCTTGGCGCATCACCTCGCTTTTCGAGGTCTCGAACGTTTCGAGTTCCTCGACGAGGTCGTCGTCCGCGCGGAACGTGATTTTACTCATATCCTATTCGTGGAATTGTGCGTCAGCCTGCTATTTCAATGTTCGCACGGTGTCTGACGCTCGTCTTCCGGTCGACTGAGGTTCCGTCACACGGTGCCACTGGATGATAACCCTTAAGTCCGGTAGCGGTTTTAGTTGGAGTCGAGTGCCCGCCCTTAGCTCAGACTGGTAGAGCAGTCGACTGTAGATCGACTTGTCCCCCGTTCAAATCGGGGAGGGCGGATACTTCTGATTCTGATCGATGAGCTCAGCGAATCGCTTCAGAATCAAATATCCTACCGACTCAATTTGAGCTTGTGAGTCGCGCACAGCGAAGCGAGCACGTCTCACAGTGTTCAAAATCGGGGAGGGCGGACTTGGTTCCTCGTCGAAGTGCAGTTGAACCCGAAAGCTACGCTTTCGTGGGTTTCAGACGCTAACTCTCCAGTTTCGGGTTTGGGAAAATCGCCCGAAAATCTGGATGTGAACTGGTCCCCAGTCGCGGCCCCTCGCCGTCTGTCGATCTTCATAGTCGAAGGAAGCAACCGGTGGAAGTCTATCCCGGCCGACTATCACTCCCGGACGGCCCGAAACCGCAACCGGCGGTAGTCAGCCGTCCAGACACCGTCCTCGTAATAGTCGGCGCGAAGCCGATCCTCGACAGCACGGACGACAGCCTCGCGCTCATCGTTAGAAAGCGGCGCAAACAGCCCGTCGCCGAACACGTCCAGCCAGTTTCGGAGGCCGTCCTCGCCGTCGAGTTCCGTGGGGCGATCGAACAGCGTCGCGTAGCGCACCTCGAAGCCGTGGCGTTCCAGTCGGGACGCGTACTCGCCGACGGTGGGAAAGTACCATGGATTGTCGGCGTCATAGCCACGTTCGGCCAGTTCCGCCAGCGCGGCGTCGACGATGGCGGCGACGTTGCCGTCACCGCCCAACTCGGCGACGAAGCGCCCGCCCGGTCGAAGCGCGTCGGCAACCGTCGAGAGCGCGGCGTCTTGCTCGTCGATCCAGTGGAGCGCGGCGTTCGAGAAGACGGCGTCGAACGAGTCGTCGAACGTTGCTGTCCGCGCGTCGGCGTGTCGGAACTCGATTGCCGGGTGGGCTTCGCGAGCGCGCTCGATCATGTCTTGAGAGCTGTCGATCCCGACGACATCCGCACCGGTATCGGCGATTTCGGCTGTCAGAGCGCCCGTCCCACAGCCGATATCGAGCACACGCTCGTCGGGGGCGGGATCGAGCAGGTCGAGCACGTCGGCGCCGTATTCGTAGACGAAGGCGTGATCGTCCTCGTAGGTCATCGGGTCCCAGTCGGGCTCTTGCGCGTTCGGCATCGAACCGCAGTTGCAGCCGGTCGGATATAAGAAGCGGGTGCTGACAGCGTGTCAGACGTGTGCTCGCCGACGCCGTTCGAGCTGCGGCTGTGTGGTCGGTGACATTTTACGTTCCCCGCTCCCTACCCTCAGGTATGGGAGAATCAGACACGCTGTTGAACGCCGGAATCGGCGCTCTCGTGACGATCGTCACGTCGTTCCTGCCGTTCTCGCCGATCCTCGGCGGCGCAGTCGCGGGCTACCTCCAAGCCGGAGACAGGCGCGAGGGAGCAAAAGTCGGCGGGCTGTCGGGCGCGCTATCGCTGCTG
This window contains:
- the ftsZ gene encoding cell division protein FtsZ translates to MQDIVQEALENAEEEQRDMEAIADDDDEFGDPRIVIVGCGGAGNNTVNRLYNIGVDGAETIAINTDKQHLKMIEADTKILVGKSLTSGLGAGGDPSMGERATEMAQGTIKDVLGNADLVFVTAGMGGGTGTGAAPVVSSIAKEQGAIVVGMVSTPFNVERARTVKAEEGLEKLRDEADSIIVLDNNRLLEYVPNLPIGKAFSVMDQIIAETVKGISETITQPSLINLDYADMTTIMNQGGVAVMLVGETQDKNKTEEVVKDAMNHPLLDVDYRGASGGLVHITGGPDLTLKEAEGIADNITERLEASANVIWGARIQEEYKGKVRVMAIMTGVQSAQVLGPTTQKQAEKSRKSMQGVDEASFDASDNVENFSGNQGGSSKNAFGAQSDGGKREVEQKNGLDVIR
- a CDS encoding double zinc ribbon domain-containing protein; its protein translation is MSKITFRADDDLVEELETFETSKSEVMRQALREYLAGSEAGEAGADPSESSSDAEDGLDGLVAARIDELVEQRVDAALESRLGANDRDAGARPAGRQDVNVNVTVEDARATAGDGSSDEQCKTPAAEERMPDGEGQLDDAVEEETRRRTCGQCGESVDGEHVYCPNCGEKAARRVFCECGDELRSDWAFCPGCGRRTAAADVLDSP
- a CDS encoding ribbon-helix-helix domain-containing protein — encoded protein: MERVTLRIPKQQIDAVEEMVDTGQYPNRSEAIRAAVREMIDEQEPSRESSGKRGLAKV
- a CDS encoding class I SAM-dependent methyltransferase, with protein sequence MPNAQEPDWDPMTYEDDHAFVYEYGADVLDLLDPAPDERVLDIGCGTGALTAEIADTGADVVGIDSSQDMIERAREAHPAIEFRHADARTATFDDSFDAVFSNAALHWIDEQDAALSTVADALRPGGRFVAELGGDGNVAAIVDAALAELAERGYDADNPWYFPTVGEYASRLERHGFEVRYATLFDRPTELDGEDGLRNWLDVFGDGLFAPLSNDEREAVVRAVEDRLRADYYEDGVWTADYRRLRFRAVRE